One Malus sylvestris chromosome 14, drMalSylv7.2, whole genome shotgun sequence DNA segment encodes these proteins:
- the LOC126599962 gene encoding uncharacterized protein LOC126599962, protein MKGSQKDQEKVIWDQMRSSTGTPIPGPGSQSRATPKLLVWLLLFVSLTYIVYTLKVVSTSRAACSDDNDPFTPLRLSSSSSTGNTTTAQDRTSQMLQLKTQQPDKANQPTEINDIVFGIAASAKLWKQRKNYIKLWYKPKSMRGIVWLDREVEDKNPEGVGLPPIKISGDTSGFAYTNKQGHRSAIRISRIVSETLRLGLKDVRWFVMGDDDTVFITDNLVRVLRKYDHTQYYYIGSLSESHLQNIFFSYGMAYGGGGFAISYPLAMALSKMQDRCIQRYPGLYGSDDRMHACMAELGVPLTKELGFHQYDVYGNLFGLLAAHPVAPLVTMHHLDVVEPIFPNVTRIQALQLLFAPVKLDSAGIMQQSICYDKSKSWTISVSWGFAVQIFRGVFSPREMEMPSRTFLNWYRRADYTAYAFNTRPVSRNACQKPFVYYLSKVRFNATTNSTISEYVQHRTPHPHCKWKMANPSSLDKVEVHKKPDPHLWDRSPRRNCCRIVDSKKKGTMVIDVGLCKEGEISEI, encoded by the exons atgaaagGGAGCCAGAAAGATCAAGAGAAAGTGATTTGGGATCAGATGCGGAGCTCCACAGGGACCCCAATTCCTGGACCCGGCTCCCAATCTCGAGCCACCCCTAAACTCCTCGTCTGGCTCCTCCTCTTCGTCTCTCTCACTTACATCGTGTACACTCTCAAGGTCGTCTCCACCTCACGCGCCGCCTGCTCCGACGACAACGACCCTTTTACCCCTCTCcgcctctcctcctcctcctccaccggCAACACCACCACCGCCCAAGATCGGACTTCCCAGATGCTCCAGCTCAAAACCCAACAACCCGATAAAGCAAACCAGCCGACAGAGATAAACGACATCGTTTTCGGCATTGCCGCCTCCGCCAAGCTCTGGAAACAGAGGAAGAACTACATCAAGCTCTGGTACAAGCCCAAGTCGATGCGCGGGATAGTCTGGCTGGACCGCGAAGTAGAGGATAAAAACCCGGAAGGCGTCGGCCTCCCGCCGATTAAAATCTCCGGCGACACCTCCGGGTTCGCCTACACGAACAAACAGGGCCACCGGTCCGCGATTCGGATATCCCGGATCGTGAGCGAAACGCTGCGTCTCGGCCTCAAGGACGTTCGGTGGTTCGTGATGGGAGACGATGACACCGTTTTCATCACCGACAACCTCGTCCGGGTCCTGAGGAAGTACGACCACACGCAGTACTATTATATCGGGAGCTTATCGGAGAGCCACCTGCAGAACATTTTCTTCTCGTACGGCATGGCGTACGGCGGCGGCGGTTTTGCCATCAGCTACCCACTGGCGATGGCGCTGAGCAAAATGCAGGACCGGTGCATTCAGAGGTACCCCGGGCTCTACGGCTCCGACGACCGAATGCATGCGTGCATGGCGGAACTCGGCGTCCCACTCACTAAAGAACTCGGATTTCACCAG TACGATGTGTACGGAAACCTGTTCGGGCTCCTTGCAGCACACCCAGTCGCACCCTTAGTAACGATGCATCACTTGGATGTGGTCGAGCCCATCTTCCCCAATGTGACCCGTATTCAAGCCCTTCAGCTGCTTTTTGCACCAGTGAAGCTGGACTCGGCAGGAATTATGCAACAATCCATCTGCTACGACAAGTCAAAGAGCTGGACCATTTCAGTTTCATGGGGCTTTGCTGTACAAATTTTTCGGGGAGTCTTTTCTCCCCGTGAGATGGAAATGCCATCCCGAACGTTTTTAAATTGGTACAGAAGAGCAGATTACACTGCATATGCATTCAACACCCGTCCTGTTAGCCGAAACGCATGCCAGAAACCTTTTGTCTATTACTTGTCAAAGGTAAGGTTTAATGCTACGACGAATTCAACAATTAGCGAGTATGTCCAGCATCGTACCCCTCATCCCCACTGCAAGTGGAAGATGGCTAATCCTTCTAGTCTAGACAAAGTTGAGGTTCATAAGAAGCCCGACCCGCATCTATGGGATAGA TCTCCGAGGCGAAATTGTTGCAGGATCGTGGACTCGAAGAAGAAGGGGACCATGGTGATAGATGTTGGTTTATGTAAAGAGGGTGAGATCAGTGAAATTTAA